Genomic segment of Candidatus Marinarcus aquaticus:
GTGGGAGATGTAAACGAAACAAAAGCCATCAAAGAGCTGTTTGGAGAGAACTGCCCTCCTGTTTCTTCTACTAAAGGACAAATTGGTCACTGTTTAGGTGCAGCTGGTGCAATTGAAGCGATTTTTGCAATCAAAGCTTTAACAGAGGGTGTTATTCCTCCAACCATTAACCTTGAAAACCAAGACCCAGAGTGTACTTTAGATTATGTTCCAAACGTAAAACGTGAAGCTACTTTAACAACTGTTATGAGTAACAACTTCGGTTTTGGTGGAACAAACGCTTCAGTTATTTTCAAAAAAGTTAACTAATAAACGGATAAGAGGCTCTTTTTTAGAGCCTATTAAAAAAGGAATAATTTGGCGACATATTTAGCATTTGAAGAGAAATTAAAGACCATAGAAGAAGAGATAATCGTAGCAAAATCAAAAGCAGATGATCATGCTGCTGAAATACTTCAAAGTAAATACGATAAAGAAGTAGAGAAAACATTTAAAAACTTAAGCGACTATCAAAAACTTCAACTTGCTCGTCACCCTGACAGACCTTATGCGCTTGACTACATTCGAGCACTCTTAACAGATGCTTATGAAATTCATGGAGACCGACATTTCAGTGATGACAACGCAATTGTGTGTTACATTGGTTATATTGGCACTGAAAAAGTCATGGTCATAGGTGAACAAAAAGGTCGAGGAACAAAAAATAAATTGATGCGTAACTTTGGTATGCCAAACCCTGAAGGGTATAGAAAAGCTCTTCGTTGCGCAAAAATGGCAGAGAAATTTGGTCTTCCGATTTTAATGCTTGTGGACACCCCAGGTGCATATCCGGGAATTGGTGCAGAAGAGAGAAATCAAAGTGAAGCAATTGCTAAAAACCTGTTTGAGTTCTCTGATTTAAATACCATCACCGTTTCAGTGGTTATTGGTGAAGGTGGTTCAGGGGGAGCCTTAGCAATCTCTGTTGCCGATAAATTAGCGATGATGCGATACTCAGTCTACGCCGTTATCTCACCAGAAGGGTGTGCCGCTATTTTATGGAACGACCCAGCTCAAGCAGAAACAGCTGCTAATTCACTTAAAATCACAGCCGAATCTCTTAAAGAGTTAGATTTAATTGATGATGTGATTAATGAGCCACTTGTTGGTGGTCACAGAAGAAAAGAAGAAGCCTGTAAAGCATTGGGTGATTACTTCTTAGAACAACTTCAAGAGTTACGACAACTCACACCTGAAGAACGTTATGAAAAACGTTATGAAAAACTGATGAAATTAGGTCAGTTTACAGATAAGTAGAAAGCCAAAGCTTTTCTACTTTTCCCCTACTAAACGCCCTACTCGTTCACCTGCTAAAAGGTGAAAATGCAGATGAGGAACCTCTTGTCCTCCATCATTTCCAATATTTGTAATCAAACGATAACCGCTCTGTTTGACTCCCAGTTTCTCAGCCACTTGATGAGTAAATGCTGTTAAACCTTTCATCACACTTGGTGGTGTGACATCAAATGAGTCATAGTGTGCTTTTGGGATAATCAATACATGAATTTTACACGCAGGATTGATGTCATGAAAACATAAAAACTCTTCGTTTTCTAATACCGTATTATTAGGAATCTCTTTATTAACAATTTTACAGAAAATACACATTTTATATCCTTGAAATTATAGTAAAAAATATTATAACCAAACTCTAATAAAATATTAAGTACAATAGCGACCTTTAACGATTAATCAATGGAGTAATATATTGAAAGAGTGGCTTGAAAAAATTGACAATGCGCAGTCTCTGGAAGCATTAGAGACACTACGTGTTGAGACACTGGGGAAGAAAGGTGTTTTAACATTAGAGTTTGCAAAAATGAAAGATGTTCCCAACGAAGAAAAGAAAGCATTTGCACAAAATTTAAATCAACAAAAAGCAGCGGTAACTGAAGCAATTGAAAGCAAGAAAGTGACGCTTGAAGCTTTAGAGCTAAACCGAAAACTTGAAGCTGAAAAGATTGATGTAACGATGTTTAATGCAGAGCACACATGTGGTGCCGTTCACCCTGTTATGGACACTATGGACAGAATTATTAACTATTTTCAAAACCTTAACTTCTCGGTTGAAGAGGGTCCATTAGTCGAAGATGATTTCCATAACTTTGAAGCACTCAATCTGCCGAAATACCACCCTGCACGAGATATGCAAGATACATTTTATAACAAAGATTTTACCCTATTAAGAACGCATACTTCACCTGTGCAAATTAGAACGATGTTATCTCAGTCTACTCCAATTAGAATGATTGCTCCAGGAACGGTTTTTAGAAGAGATTATGATATTACACACACTCCAATGTTTCATCAAATTGAAGCATTGGTTGTTGATGATGCAGATAAAATCTCATTTGCCAATTTAAAACATGTATTAGTCGAATTTTTACATCATATGTTTGGCGAAGTTGATGTACGATTTAGACCATCATTTTTCCCATTCACTGAACCATCGGCAGAAGTTGATATTTCATGTGTATTCTGTGGTGGAGATGGATGTCGAGTTTGTTCGCATACAGGATGGATAGAAATTCTTGGATGCGGTATTGTGGATCAAAATGTATTTGATGCAGTTGGATACGAAAATAAATCTGGATACGCATTTGGTTTGGGGATCGAAAGAGTTGCAATGTTAACGCACAATATTGGAGACTTAAGATCTTTATTTGAGAGTGATTTAAGATTATTAGGACAGTTTAAATGATAGTTACACGAGCATGGTTACAAGAATTTATTGATATTTCAAAGATTTCAACCGAAGACATTTGTAAAACACTTAACTCTATTGGTTTAGAAGTTGACAGTGTACAAAGTGTAAAGATTCCTTCGGGGGTTGTTGTTGGAAAAGTAGTTGAAAAAGAGAAACACCCTGATGCTGATAAACTGAGTGTTTGTCAAGTTGATTTGGGAAATGAACAAGTTCAAATTGTTTGTGGAGCTAAAAATGTAGCAGCCGGTCAATACGTACCGGTTGCAACTTTAGGGTGTGTTTTAGGAGAAGATTTTAAAATCAAAAAAGCCAAACTTCGAGGAGTTGAATCCATTGGTATGATTTGTTCAACCACGGAGATTGGTCTGCCTAAAATGAACGACGGTATTTTAGAGTTAGATGACTCCATTGGAGAGTTGATTTTAGGAAAAGAGCTTAAAGAGTATCCGCTTTTAAATGATGACATCATCGAGATTGAATTGACAGCCAACCGTGGGGATTGTCTGAGCATCAATGGGGTTGCACGAGAGCTATCAACATACTACAAACTTCCAATGCATGAAGAAGAGAAACATTTAGAGTATAAAGAGTTAGGGATTGGTCAAGTTTTAGAGATTGAGTGTGCAAGCAATATTGACTCTTCACTGGTCTTTAAAGCAGCTGATTTCAGCGAATTCAAACTGCCTGTTCTTCAAAAGATCAGAATGAGCATCATTGAACAGTTCACGGGCAGAGCAATTCAAGATGCACTGAACTATGTGGTACACACATTAGGCGTACTTTTAACAGCTTACTCAAAATCTTCTGCATCAAGCAAAAATGACTTGGCACTTCTTCACATCAAAAAAGATGCCAAAGGGTTTGACTCTGTGTATGGAGATGAGTGCTTAGGGACCATTGGAGTGAATGCACAAGAGTTTGATGAAACAGATGATGACTTCATCATTCAAGCAAGCTACATTGACCCGGAGACAGTTTCACGAAAAGTGTATGAAAGCAAAGCTAAGACGGGGGATGTTTACTTTCGAAGTTCAAGAGGAAGTGAACCCAATATCAAAGCGGGTATTGATTACTTCACAACCATGATTTCAAAATGTGGTGCAAAAATCTATGCCGGAAGTGAAACGTTTATTGATGATAAAGAGAAACTGCACTTAGACATTGATATTAAAAAAGTCAATGCCATCATTGGACAAAAAATTGCTAAAGCTAAAATTGAGAATATCTTAAATGCCTTAGGATTTGAAGTACGAGATGGAGGAAATGGTGTATTTTCTATCAAAATTCCATTCTTCAGACACGACATTAAAAACATTGCTGATGTTACTGAAGAGATTGTACGAATCATTGGAATTGATAATATTCAATCAAAACCATTGGCCATTGATGAAGTGAACCGAACCAATGCAACATCAAAAAATTTAATTAAAAAGAATCGATTACGAAGAAATGCCATTTCAAATGGTTTCTTTGAAACTGTGACGTATGTTTTCTCATCAAGAGAGCAACTTGAAAAATATGGGTTTGATACAGTCATTGATAAAAAAGATATTTTAAACCCTATTACAAAAGAGCTGAATACATTTAGAACCACATGTTTATTGAACCTGATTGAAGCCGCATCAAACAACTTTAAACTGGGATTCAAACAAGTCTCACTCTTTGAAATTGGAACCATTTTCAATAAACAAAGAGATGAATCAAAAGCGATTTCGTTTGTACACTGTGGAGATAAAGCCTTAGAGGATTTCTCAAATCAAGGAAAACCTCAAAACATGAACTTCTTTGAGTTTGCACAAAAAGTACTCAACGTCATTGGGAAATTTGAAATTGAACCAATAAATTCGATTCCTAATAAATTTGTACATCCATATCAAAACGGGGTGATTATCATTGAAGGAAAAGAGGTAGGATATATCTCTAAACTGCACCCAAGTGTCGCGGACGATTTTGATTTACCCGATTCGTTTATTGCACAAATTGATTTTGATGCATTAGGTGATGAGTTAGTCAAAGTAAACAGCTACTCTAAATTTCAAGCATCAAAACGTGACTTAAGTGTGGTTACACCAAAAAATATGCCTTACAGTCAAATTAAAAAAGCCATTTTTACTTTAGACAATAAAGACATTAAGCAGTTTAACTTGGTGGATATTTACAGCGATGAAAAATTAGGTGATAATCAAAGTTTAACGATTCGATTTGTCCTTCAAAGTGATGAAAAAACAATGGAAGAAGAAGACATCACTTCAATCATGGACTCAATTTTAGAAAAACTCCATTCTGACCTGGGTATTGGTCTGAGAGATTAAAGGGAAATAATGAAGGTTGAAAAACTCACAAAACCATTTAATGTTGTCATTGACAACATTGCCAGTGATAAATCGATTTCACATCGTTGTGCGATGTTTTCACTTCTCAGTGACGAGCCTTCACACATCAAAAACTTTTTAACAGCAGAAGACACGATTAATACACTTTCCATTGTAGAACAATTGGGTGCAAGTATTGAACGAAATGGTGGAGATGTTACAATTACACCAACAGGTGAATTAAAAGAGCCTGCTGATGTTTTAGATTGTGGTAATTCAGGAACTGCGATGCGTCTTTTTTGTGGTTTTTTATCTTCTATTGATGGAGCCTTTGTTCTTGTAGGAGACAGATACCTTCACGCTCGACCGATGAAAAGAGTGGCCGACCCTTTACGAAGTATTGGTGCACAAATTGATGGACGTGAAAAAGGGAATAAAGCGCCACTTTTTATTCGAGGGGGCAAATTAAAAGCGTTTAAATATGTCTCACCTGTGGATTCAGCTCAAGTCAAATCAGCGATGATTTTAGCAGCACTTAGAGCTGATGGTGTCTCAAAATATAAAGAGAGTGAACTCACTCGTGACCATACAGAAAGAATGCTTAAAGGCATGGGAGCGACTTTAACAACCAATGAAGAAGGGTTTATTGAAATCACGCCATTAAGCAAGCCTTTAAAACCATTAGAGATGACCGTACCAACGGATCCCTCTTCTGCATTTTTCTTCGCTGTAGCTGCAGCCATTACACCCAATTCAAGTGTAAGAATTAAAAACGTTACGCTCAACCCAACACGAATTGAAGCCTATCAAGTTCTTAAGAGAATGGGTGCAGAAGTTAACTTTATTGAAAAAGAGAATATTTATGAACCTATTGGAGATATTGAAGTTAAATACAATCAACTAAATGGAGTTGTTGTTGAAGATAATATCTCTTGGTTAATTGATGAACTTCCAGCACTGAGCATTGCAATGTCTTTGGCAAAGGGGAACTCAAAAGTGAGTAATGCCGAAGAGTTAAGAGTCAAAGAGAGTGACCGAATTGCTTCAGTGGTGAACAACTTAAAAATGTGTGGTGTCAAATATACGGAGTATCCTGATGGATACGAAATTATTGGTGGAACAATGAGCCAAGCAACCATTGATTCGCATGGTGATCATCGAATTGCTATGAGTTTTGCCATTGCTGGATTACACTGTGGTATGCACATTGAAGATACTGCGTGTATTCAAACCTCATTTCCAAACTTTACAGACATTTTAAACTCTTTATCATAGAAACAAGTCGTTGTTTCCTTTAGAGCTTGTCTCTTTAATCCAAGCTTAGCTTGTATGATCAAAGAAGTTATTGGATACGGTCCCTTAAAAATGGGGACCATTTTTAAGGATAAAACATTATGAAAGTTAAATTAGCATCAAGCTATGGATTCTGTTTTGGTGTAAAACGAGCCATTAAAATTGCGGAATCGTATGAAAACTCTTCGACCATGGGTCCACTTATTCACAATCAAAACGAAATCAATCGACTTAAAAATGATTACAATGTTGGATTATACAATGAACTTGGTGACGTTAAAGAAAATGACACGGTCATCATACGAACGCACGGTATTCCAAAAAATGATCTAAAAGAGCTCAAACAAAAAGATGCCAAAGTTATCAATGCCACCTGTCCCTTTGTAACAACCCCTCAACAAATTGTTAAGAAAATGTCTCAAGAGCAGTACAGTATTTTAATTTTTGGGGATGAAGAACATCCTGAAGTTAAAGGGGTAAAATCGTATGCCACAGATGATGTACATGTCGTACAACAACTCTCTGATTTAAATACCATTCATTTTAAATACGACAAAATTGCCACTGTGGCGCAAACAACCAAGAAAAAAGAGATCTATTTAGACATCGTAAACCACCTTATCTTAAAAAATAAAGAAGTGCGTGTCTTTAACACCATTTGTGATGCAACGTTTGAAAATCAAGATGCCGCAAGAGAGCTCTCAAAAGAGGTGGATATCATGATTGTCATTGGTGGAAAAAACTCTTCAAACACCAAACAATTGCACTCCATTTGTTTGGAAAATTGTGCCAACAGTTACCTCATTGAAAACAAAAATGAATTGGATAACAATTGGTTTACAAACCACGAAATCTGCGGTATTACTGCGGGTGCATCAACGCCTGACTGGATTATTCAAGAGGTTGTTGATGAAATTCAAAAAATATAGATTAAATAGTTTAAGCCTTTTTTAGATATAATCTACGAATTTAATAAATAACGGTTAATACGAAGGAAAAATATGGGTATCGAAGATATTGAAATTGGTGAAGACTTTGACTTTGAGCAAATGCTTAACGAGTCTTTAGAAAATAGTGAAAACAACTCTGTAGTTGATGGTGTAATTGTTGAGATTACTGGTGATAACGTTTTAGTTGATGTGGGACAAAAAATTGAAGGTAGACTTCCATTGTCTGAAATCACTATCAATGGTGAAGTTAAGTACAAAGCAGGTGATGTAATCCCTGTAATGTTAACTGGTAATCGAGGTGAAAGACCTTCGATTTCTCACAAAAAAGTTTTACAAAAAGAGAAATTTGATGAGTTTGTAAAAGCACACGGTGAAAACGTTGAAGACGTTACAATTGAAGGTAAAATTACTTCTGTTAAAAAAAGAGGTGGGTTTATCGTTGAAGATGATAACGGTTGTGAATACTTCATGCCAATGGCACAAAGCTACTTAAAAGCTATCGGTGCAGTAGGTAAAAAAGTTAAAGCAAAAGTTTTAAAAGTAAACGAAGCACAAAACTCAATCATTGTTTCTAGAAAAAAACTGATTGAAGATGGGAAACAAGAAAAAGATGCAAAAGTTGCAGAAATCATTGAAAAAAATGAACCAATCAATGGTGTGATTAAAAAAATCACTTCATACGGTATGTTCATTGACTTAGATGGAATTGATGGTTTAGTTAACTACAATGAAATCTCTTACAAAGGACCAGTAAATCCTGCGAACTACTACAACGAAGGTGACGAAGTGACTGTTGTTGTATTATCTTATGACAAAGCAAAACAACACTTAAGCCTTTCAATTAAAGCGGCACTTCCAAATCCATGGGAAGAGATTAAAAACGAATTAGAAGTGGGTGATGCCATCACTGTTACAGTTTCTAACTTCGAATCGTATGGTGCATTCGTTGATTTAGGAAATGATATCGAAGGTCTTTTACACGTATCTGAAATTTCATGGAACAAAAATCTTAAAAACCCAAAAGATGTTCTTACTTTAGGTGAAGAAGTTAATGTTGAAGTTATTGAACTGAATGTTGAGAAAAAAAGATTAAGAGTTTCATTGAAAAACTTACAAGAAAAACCATTCAGTAAATTCACAAAAGAGCACAAAGTGGGTGATATCGTAAAAGGTCATGTAGCAACTTTAACTGACTTTGGTGCGTTCATTACAATCGGTGATGTTGATGGATTACTTCACAATGAAGAAGCCTCTTGGGATAATAACGTTAAATGTAAAAACATCTATAAAAAAGGTGATGAAGTAGAAGCTAAAATCATCAAAATTGACAGAGAAAAAGAGAATATTTCACTTTCAGTTAAAGAGATTTCTGACTCTCCTGCAAAAGCATTTGAAAATAAACATGCTATTGGTGATATTGTTAAAGGTACAATCAAAGATAACAAAGAGTTCGGTCTTTTCATTAAATTAGAAGACAACTTAGATGGTCTTATCAGAAAAGAAGATTTTGGTCCATTAAAAGAAGAGGACATCAAAGTGGGTGATGAAATTGAAGCCGTACTTGTAAACATTGATACTAAAAGAAATAGAATTCGATTATCAATCAAACGATTAGAAGTTCAAAGAGAGAGAGAAACACTCAAAGCAGTTAACGATGACACATCAATGACGCTTGGTGATATTATTAAAGATCAAATTAAGTAATTCAAGGATTTGACTAAAATGAGTAAACATACAATTGTAGTTTGTGACCACATCCATGAAGATGGATTAAACATCTTACAAACTACAGAAGATATTAATTATGTATATGCAGCAGACATTGATAAAACTGCACTTTTAGATGTAATTAAAGATGCGGATGTTGCAATTACACGTAGCTCAACAGACGTAGATGAAAAGTTTTTAAATGCTGCTGTTAATTTAAAAGCAGTTATTCGAGCAGGTGTAGGTTATGATAACGTAGACATGGAAGGTTGTAGCAAAAGAGGAATCATTGCTATGAACGTTCCAACTGCAAATACTATTGCAGCTGTTGAGTTAACCATGGCACACATGCTTTCTTGTATGAGAAAATTCCCATATGCTCACAACCAATTAAAACAAGACCGAATTTGGAAAAGAGAAGATTGGTATGGAAATGAGTTATACGGTAAAAAACTGGGTGTGATTGGGTTTGGTAACATTGGACACCGAGTTGCACTCAGAGCTAAATCATTTGAAATGGACGTTGTAACATACGACCCATATATTCCTTCGACAAAAGCGACTGATTTAGGTATTACATATACAAAAAACTTTGAAGACATTTTAGCGTGTGATATCATCACCATTCATACACCAAAAAATCAAGAAACCATTGATATGATTGGTGAAGAAGAGATTGCTAAGATGAAAGACGGTGTGATTTTAATCAACTGTGCACGTGGTGGATTGTATAATGAAGAAGCACTCGTAAATAACCTTAAAAACGGTAAGATTGCTATGGCGGGTATTGATGTATTCAAAAAAGAGCCTGCAACAAACCACCCTCTTTTAGATTTAGATAATGTAACTGTAACCGCTCACTTAGGAGCAAATACAAAAGAGTCTCAAAAGAAAATTGCAATACAAGCTGCTCAAAATGCGATTGAATCTGCAAGAGGAATTGCATATCCAAATGCTCTTAACTTACCTATTGATGAGAGCAAAATTCCTTCGTTTGTTAAACCATACATTGAGTTAACTCAAAAAATGGCATTCTTAAGTGCACAAAGCGATAAGAGTGCAATTCGATCTATCTCTGTGTGTGCCCAAGGTGAGATCAAAGAGTATTTAGAATCTTTAAGTACGTTTGCAACAGTGGGTGCACTCTCTGTTACAAGTGAAGATGTAAACTATGTAAATGCAACGTTCTTGGCTGAGGAAAAAGGTATCAAGTTTGATACATGCGAAATTGCACACAACAGTGGCTACAGCAATAAAGTGACTGTAAAAATCACAACAGAAAAAGGTGTCAATACTATTTCTGGTACTGTATTTGATGACTCGGTTCAACGAATTGTTGATATCAATGGATTTGCTTTTGACATTGCACCTAAAGGAAATATGATTCTATTAAGAAACTCAGATGTTCCAGGTGTTATTGGCGAAGTGGGTAAAATCTTAGGCGATAACAACATTAACATCGCTGACTTTAGACT
This window contains:
- the aroA gene encoding 3-phosphoshikimate 1-carboxyvinyltransferase; this translates as MKVEKLTKPFNVVIDNIASDKSISHRCAMFSLLSDEPSHIKNFLTAEDTINTLSIVEQLGASIERNGGDVTITPTGELKEPADVLDCGNSGTAMRLFCGFLSSIDGAFVLVGDRYLHARPMKRVADPLRSIGAQIDGREKGNKAPLFIRGGKLKAFKYVSPVDSAQVKSAMILAALRADGVSKYKESELTRDHTERMLKGMGATLTTNEEGFIEITPLSKPLKPLEMTVPTDPSSAFFFAVAAAITPNSSVRIKNVTLNPTRIEAYQVLKRMGAEVNFIEKENIYEPIGDIEVKYNQLNGVVVEDNISWLIDELPALSIAMSLAKGNSKVSNAEELRVKESDRIASVVNNLKMCGVKYTEYPDGYEIIGGTMSQATIDSHGDHRIAMSFAIAGLHCGMHIEDTACIQTSFPNFTDILNSLS
- the serA gene encoding phosphoglycerate dehydrogenase: MSKHTIVVCDHIHEDGLNILQTTEDINYVYAADIDKTALLDVIKDADVAITRSSTDVDEKFLNAAVNLKAVIRAGVGYDNVDMEGCSKRGIIAMNVPTANTIAAVELTMAHMLSCMRKFPYAHNQLKQDRIWKREDWYGNELYGKKLGVIGFGNIGHRVALRAKSFEMDVVTYDPYIPSTKATDLGITYTKNFEDILACDIITIHTPKNQETIDMIGEEEIAKMKDGVILINCARGGLYNEEALVNNLKNGKIAMAGIDVFKKEPATNHPLLDLDNVTVTAHLGANTKESQKKIAIQAAQNAIESARGIAYPNALNLPIDESKIPSFVKPYIELTQKMAFLSAQSDKSAIRSISVCAQGEIKEYLESLSTFATVGALSVTSEDVNYVNATFLAEEKGIKFDTCEIAHNSGYSNKVTVKITTEKGVNTISGTVFDDSVQRIVDINGFAFDIAPKGNMILLRNSDVPGVIGEVGKILGDNNINIADFRLSRGKDSALAVILVDNNMSHDMLKKLENIEAAISVSYAEI
- a CDS encoding 4-hydroxy-3-methylbut-2-enyl diphosphate reductase, encoding MKVKLASSYGFCFGVKRAIKIAESYENSSTMGPLIHNQNEINRLKNDYNVGLYNELGDVKENDTVIIRTHGIPKNDLKELKQKDAKVINATCPFVTTPQQIVKKMSQEQYSILIFGDEEHPEVKGVKSYATDDVHVVQQLSDLNTIHFKYDKIATVAQTTKKKEIYLDIVNHLILKNKEVRVFNTICDATFENQDAARELSKEVDIMIVIGGKNSSNTKQLHSICLENCANSYLIENKNELDNNWFTNHEICGITAGASTPDWIIQEVVDEIQKI
- the pheT gene encoding phenylalanine--tRNA ligase subunit beta, whose translation is MIVTRAWLQEFIDISKISTEDICKTLNSIGLEVDSVQSVKIPSGVVVGKVVEKEKHPDADKLSVCQVDLGNEQVQIVCGAKNVAAGQYVPVATLGCVLGEDFKIKKAKLRGVESIGMICSTTEIGLPKMNDGILELDDSIGELILGKELKEYPLLNDDIIEIELTANRGDCLSINGVARELSTYYKLPMHEEEKHLEYKELGIGQVLEIECASNIDSSLVFKAADFSEFKLPVLQKIRMSIIEQFTGRAIQDALNYVVHTLGVLLTAYSKSSASSKNDLALLHIKKDAKGFDSVYGDECLGTIGVNAQEFDETDDDFIIQASYIDPETVSRKVYESKAKTGDVYFRSSRGSEPNIKAGIDYFTTMISKCGAKIYAGSETFIDDKEKLHLDIDIKKVNAIIGQKIAKAKIENILNALGFEVRDGGNGVFSIKIPFFRHDIKNIADVTEEIVRIIGIDNIQSKPLAIDEVNRTNATSKNLIKKNRLRRNAISNGFFETVTYVFSSREQLEKYGFDTVIDKKDILNPITKELNTFRTTCLLNLIEAASNNFKLGFKQVSLFEIGTIFNKQRDESKAISFVHCGDKALEDFSNQGKPQNMNFFEFAQKVLNVIGKFEIEPINSIPNKFVHPYQNGVIIIEGKEVGYISKLHPSVADDFDLPDSFIAQIDFDALGDELVKVNSYSKFQASKRDLSVVTPKNMPYSQIKKAIFTLDNKDIKQFNLVDIYSDEKLGDNQSLTIRFVLQSDEKTMEEEDITSIMDSILEKLHSDLGIGLRD
- a CDS encoding histidine triad nucleotide-binding protein produces the protein MCIFCKIVNKEIPNNTVLENEEFLCFHDINPACKIHVLIIPKAHYDSFDVTPPSVMKGLTAFTHQVAEKLGVKQSGYRLITNIGNDGGQEVPHLHFHLLAGERVGRLVGEK
- a CDS encoding 30S ribosomal protein S1, producing MGIEDIEIGEDFDFEQMLNESLENSENNSVVDGVIVEITGDNVLVDVGQKIEGRLPLSEITINGEVKYKAGDVIPVMLTGNRGERPSISHKKVLQKEKFDEFVKAHGENVEDVTIEGKITSVKKRGGFIVEDDNGCEYFMPMAQSYLKAIGAVGKKVKAKVLKVNEAQNSIIVSRKKLIEDGKQEKDAKVAEIIEKNEPINGVIKKITSYGMFIDLDGIDGLVNYNEISYKGPVNPANYYNEGDEVTVVVLSYDKAKQHLSLSIKAALPNPWEEIKNELEVGDAITVTVSNFESYGAFVDLGNDIEGLLHVSEISWNKNLKNPKDVLTLGEEVNVEVIELNVEKKRLRVSLKNLQEKPFSKFTKEHKVGDIVKGHVATLTDFGAFITIGDVDGLLHNEEASWDNNVKCKNIYKKGDEVEAKIIKIDREKENISLSVKEISDSPAKAFENKHAIGDIVKGTIKDNKEFGLFIKLEDNLDGLIRKEDFGPLKEEDIKVGDEIEAVLVNIDTKRNRIRLSIKRLEVQRERETLKAVNDDTSMTLGDIIKDQIK
- a CDS encoding phenylalanine--tRNA ligase subunit alpha, yielding MKEWLEKIDNAQSLEALETLRVETLGKKGVLTLEFAKMKDVPNEEKKAFAQNLNQQKAAVTEAIESKKVTLEALELNRKLEAEKIDVTMFNAEHTCGAVHPVMDTMDRIINYFQNLNFSVEEGPLVEDDFHNFEALNLPKYHPARDMQDTFYNKDFTLLRTHTSPVQIRTMLSQSTPIRMIAPGTVFRRDYDITHTPMFHQIEALVVDDADKISFANLKHVLVEFLHHMFGEVDVRFRPSFFPFTEPSAEVDISCVFCGGDGCRVCSHTGWIEILGCGIVDQNVFDAVGYENKSGYAFGLGIERVAMLTHNIGDLRSLFESDLRLLGQFK
- the accA gene encoding acetyl-CoA carboxylase carboxyl transferase subunit alpha, giving the protein MATYLAFEEKLKTIEEEIIVAKSKADDHAAEILQSKYDKEVEKTFKNLSDYQKLQLARHPDRPYALDYIRALLTDAYEIHGDRHFSDDNAIVCYIGYIGTEKVMVIGEQKGRGTKNKLMRNFGMPNPEGYRKALRCAKMAEKFGLPILMLVDTPGAYPGIGAEERNQSEAIAKNLFEFSDLNTITVSVVIGEGGSGGALAISVADKLAMMRYSVYAVISPEGCAAILWNDPAQAETAANSLKITAESLKELDLIDDVINEPLVGGHRRKEEACKALGDYFLEQLQELRQLTPEERYEKRYEKLMKLGQFTDK